In a genomic window of Streptomyces roseoviridis:
- the pucL gene encoding factor-independent urate hydroxylase yields the protein MSKHVLAQNQYGKAENRIVKITRQGNDGAWHEIRDLNVSVALRGEFRAVHHTGDNGNCLPTDTTKNTVYAFAKEHGVASPEAFGILLARHFVSSQPVIHEAQIRVEEFTWDRIPVPTRPEQHSFVRKGQEVRTAQITYSGSTGQLQVVSGLKELTVMNSTNSEFHGFIKDRYTTLQEAYDRILATKVTARWAHSVAAAGADDFDWDRSYTQVRRHMLEAFAETYSYSLQQTLNAMAERVLDHCPTVNEVRLNLPNKHHFLVDLEPFGLKNDNEVYYAADRMYGLIEGTVHRDGVQPVIATSDWITA from the coding sequence ATGAGCAAGCACGTCCTGGCCCAGAACCAGTACGGCAAGGCCGAGAACCGCATCGTCAAGATCACCCGTCAGGGCAACGACGGCGCCTGGCACGAGATCCGCGACCTGAACGTCTCCGTCGCCCTGCGCGGCGAGTTCCGCGCGGTCCACCACACCGGCGACAACGGCAACTGTCTGCCGACCGACACCACGAAGAACACCGTCTACGCCTTCGCCAAGGAACACGGCGTCGCGTCCCCCGAGGCGTTCGGCATCCTGCTGGCCCGGCACTTCGTGAGCTCCCAGCCGGTGATCCACGAGGCGCAGATCCGCGTCGAGGAGTTCACGTGGGACCGGATACCGGTCCCCACCCGCCCCGAGCAGCACTCCTTCGTCCGCAAGGGCCAGGAGGTGCGCACCGCCCAGATCACGTACAGCGGCAGCACGGGTCAGCTCCAGGTCGTCTCCGGTCTGAAGGAGCTGACCGTCATGAACTCGACCAACTCCGAGTTCCACGGCTTCATCAAGGACCGCTACACGACCCTCCAGGAGGCGTACGACCGCATCCTGGCCACCAAGGTGACCGCCCGCTGGGCCCACTCGGTGGCCGCCGCAGGCGCCGACGACTTCGACTGGGACCGCTCGTACACGCAGGTCAGGCGCCACATGCTGGAGGCCTTCGCGGAGACCTACAGCTACTCGCTCCAGCAGACCCTCAACGCGATGGCCGAGCGGGTCCTCGACCACTGCCCGACCGTCAACGAGGTCCGGCTCAACCTGCCGAACAAGCACCACTTCCTCGTCGACCTCGAGCCCTTCGGCCTGAAGAACGACAACGAGGTCTACTACGCCGCCGACCGGATGTACGGCCTGATCGAGGGCACCGTCCACCGCGACGGCGTCCAGCCGGTCATCGCGACCAGCGACTGGATCACCGCCTGA
- a CDS encoding NfeD family protein, with the protein MDPWLVWLIAAGVLVVAEIFTLTAALGILGVAAAVTAGTAALGLSPPLQLVVFTVLAATSLLFVRPVAARALRGPQAGRFGTDALVGRSAHVVSEVTGLGGRVRIGGEEWTARAYDETLVIPPGATVDVMEIDGATAVVYPRE; encoded by the coding sequence ATGGATCCATGGCTGGTCTGGTTGATCGCCGCAGGAGTGCTGGTGGTGGCGGAGATCTTCACCCTCACCGCCGCGCTCGGGATCCTCGGCGTCGCCGCGGCGGTCACGGCGGGAACCGCCGCCCTGGGACTCTCGCCGCCCTTGCAGCTCGTGGTCTTCACCGTGCTGGCCGCGACCAGCCTGCTGTTCGTGCGCCCGGTCGCCGCGCGCGCTCTGCGCGGGCCGCAGGCCGGGCGATTCGGTACGGACGCGCTGGTGGGCCGCTCCGCCCACGTCGTGTCGGAGGTGACGGGCCTGGGCGGCAGGGTCCGCATCGGTGGCGAGGAGTGGACCGCCCGCGCCTACGACGAGACGCTGGTGATACCTCCGGGGGCGACCGTCGACGTCATGGAAATCGATGGTGCCACCGCCGTCGTCTATCCCCGGGAGTGA
- a CDS encoding carboxymuconolactone decarboxylase family protein: MDEHRAGGAVEAPSGRRVFVDKQSPRAYHALVQTADAVRATAAEAGLDRILVELVNLRVSQLNGCAFCLDVHTRAALRAGDTTRRLGVLPAWRDTELFTARERAALVLAEATTHPADALAQERAYETARAALTDEEISAVIWVAIAINAFNRVSILSKHPVREPSAHREPPPHREG, from the coding sequence GTGGACGAGCACAGGGCGGGCGGCGCCGTAGAGGCCCCCTCGGGCCGACGGGTGTTCGTCGACAAGCAGAGCCCCAGGGCCTACCACGCCCTGGTCCAGACGGCCGACGCCGTCCGCGCCACCGCCGCCGAGGCCGGGCTCGACCGGATCCTGGTCGAGCTCGTCAACCTCCGCGTCTCCCAGCTGAACGGCTGTGCCTTCTGTCTCGACGTGCACACCCGGGCGGCGCTCCGCGCCGGCGACACGACCCGGCGCCTCGGCGTGCTGCCCGCCTGGCGCGACACCGAACTCTTCACGGCCCGTGAACGCGCCGCCCTCGTCCTGGCCGAGGCCACCACCCACCCCGCCGACGCGCTCGCCCAGGAACGGGCCTACGAGACGGCCCGCGCCGCCCTCACCGACGAGGAGATCTCCGCCGTCATCTGGGTGGCGATCGCCATCAACGCCTTCAACCGGGTCTCGATCCTGAGCAAGCACCCGGTGCGCGAGCCCTCTGCCCACCGCGAGCCCCCTCCGCACCGCGAGGGGTGA
- a CDS encoding pirin family protein: MSAVDIEVEVLSARDVPLGGPRAMTVRRTLPQRSRTLIGAWCFADHYGPDRVAETGGMDVAPHPHTGLQTVSWLFSGEIEHRDSLGSHALVRPGELNLMTGGHGISHTEVSTPATTVLHGVQLWVALPDEHRHAPRDFQHHAPRQVRLDGARLRVFLGTLAGETSPVRTFTPLLGAELLLDPDASVTLPVDPAFEHGVLVDEGVISLAGTSLDPADLGYVAPGRTTLTLTNTSPRPARLILLGGPPFGEEIVMWWNFVARTDEEIRRAREDWMTGDRFGEVKGYDGAPLPAPELPTTPLKARGRVR, translated from the coding sequence ATGAGCGCCGTGGACATCGAGGTCGAGGTCCTGTCCGCCCGGGACGTGCCGCTGGGCGGCCCCCGCGCGATGACCGTACGGCGCACCCTGCCGCAGCGCTCGCGGACGCTCATCGGCGCCTGGTGCTTCGCCGACCACTACGGCCCCGACCGGGTCGCCGAGACCGGCGGCATGGACGTGGCCCCGCACCCGCACACCGGACTGCAGACGGTCAGCTGGCTCTTCAGCGGGGAGATCGAACACCGCGACAGCCTGGGCAGCCACGCCCTCGTACGCCCCGGCGAGCTCAACCTGATGACGGGCGGCCACGGCATCAGCCACACCGAGGTCTCCACCCCCGCCACCACGGTCCTGCACGGCGTACAGCTCTGGGTGGCCCTCCCCGACGAGCACCGCCACGCCCCGCGCGACTTCCAGCACCACGCGCCCCGCCAGGTCCGGCTGGACGGCGCGCGGCTGCGGGTGTTCCTGGGCACGCTGGCCGGTGAGACCTCTCCCGTACGCACCTTCACCCCCCTCCTCGGCGCCGAACTCCTCCTCGACCCGGACGCCTCCGTCACCCTCCCCGTGGACCCGGCCTTCGAGCACGGCGTCCTCGTGGACGAGGGCGTCATCAGCCTCGCCGGCACCTCCCTCGACCCGGCCGACCTCGGCTACGTCGCTCCCGGCCGCACCACCCTGACCCTCACCAACACCTCGCCCCGGCCGGCCCGCCTGATCCTCCTCGGCGGGCCGCCGTTCGGCGAGGAGATCGTCATGTGGTGGAACTTCGTCGCCCGCACGGACGAGGAGATCCGCCGGGCCCGCGAGGACTGGATGACGGGCGACCGCTTCGGCGAGGTCAAGGGCTACGACGGCGCTCCGCTGCCGGCCCCGGAGCTCCCCACCACCCCGCTGAAGGCGCGGGGGCGGGTGCGCTGA
- a CDS encoding DNA repair ATPase — MSTGIDQDTYAMLRDRLSAQAAELAGRAEALNTARATAFGSGRLALTGTGSVRTEGAGALLDVAAVGDDALLFGSHPAYGGSAEPSVADVFTLHDRDLNPLPEDAVPGLLDDPGFVREFSALHRYFRGARLLRLRRVEGRLLAVFRTGQKTDDIRVLRWSVGPSGETRFLDALGERDHVFPPPHDVDWVETTRDDHVQGRHPHVSLGERLFVSTVSGVLTVKTENDAETAEGVFAEPVDEPLQALADAEVAYAVVGALTLVRVRPYKEEVVRHLVFNALTGSVVRLDGIGQSCLRLPGDEGIVFPGGYCLASGAVKTFDTDTSGLVFDRAIRSPDGENLLFAFHTRPERRGLLLPYNLIRKEIAHPVSCRGYALLDDGTMVVLRDETSEPGRVHPVQIWRTPYVSDTHVPPVVDGPLARIGNADLVRGIADCLSIVRQATELTPAGEVYEALVAACVRAGDVHHWLGDPETGDLLTPLTELRATAAQVLDEFETVTALTRQAAEAFADSAQQVGRLVRRVRGEVPATAGEWISRITELRQAQGHLLTLKDMRYADTDGIDALAGEVEADIASAAQRAVAFLRREDAFAAHHTEAERLATEAGAVTTVAGAGPVAERLDTHTAGLRTLSEVIAGLDIGDATVRTSILERIADVLGALNRARALLAARRTELLDQEGRAEFAAEFALLGQAVTGALAAADSPDRCDDQLGRLLLQLENLESRFAEHDGFLGEIADKRAELYDAFAARRQSLQDARARRAERLAASAGRVLDTIARRAATLADLDEVNTYFASDPMVARIRRTGAELRELGEEARAEELESRLGAARQEAGRSLRDRSELFGDGGATIRLGRHRFAVNRQAPELTLVPHEDTLALSLTGTDYRVPVSAPDCAETRPFWDRTLPSESPDVYRSEYLAARLLAEHGAGTLAGQDVVALARRAAEAAYDEGYERGVHDHDAAVILQAVLRLHGSVGLLRYPAPARAAAQVFWAHTATDEARDQWSRRAEALTRARDLFGAESAVDGLRSELAEEIGDPTAAAYLVEELAAAPTGFAVSDPARTLLDKFRRAVGSSAYDDALASLTKPHARRQLVEAWLTSYASASGERLDQGVLAEAVAVELCPELDRYEVAAPLTETVTGLLGTHPRLEGRALEVRLDEFLARTGDFAATDVPAFRTYRERRARLVVTERDRLRVDEYRPRVMPSFVRNRLVDEVYLPLIGDNLAKQLGTTGAGRRSDSQGLLLLLSPPGYGKTTLIEYVAERLGLLLVKVDGPALGHRTTSLDPAEAPDATARRELEKIAFALAAANNVLLYVDDIQHTSPEFLQKFIPLCDATRTLNGHDLRGKRFAVCMAGNPYTESGQAFRVPDMLANRADVWNLGDVLTGKEEAFAFSFVENALTSHPVLAPLAGRDRSELELLTRLAAGDPTARRDRLAHPYAPAELDQIITVLRHLLNARDTVLAVNAEYISSAATADEARTEPPFRLQGSYRTMNKIAARISPAMNDAELSAVIDDHYTAEAQTLTAEAEANLLKLAAIRGTLTPAQAARWTEVTAVHTRTRALGGSADDPLARAVSALGLLADRITAVEAAITRAADPRHLLARPASHLADVTAPAHRRN; from the coding sequence ATGAGCACCGGAATCGACCAGGACACGTACGCGATGCTGCGTGACCGCCTCTCGGCGCAGGCGGCAGAGCTGGCCGGGCGTGCCGAGGCGCTGAACACGGCCCGCGCCACCGCCTTCGGTTCCGGTCGACTCGCTCTCACCGGCACCGGCAGCGTCCGCACCGAGGGCGCCGGGGCACTGCTGGACGTCGCCGCGGTCGGGGACGACGCCCTGTTGTTCGGCTCCCACCCGGCCTACGGGGGGAGCGCCGAGCCGTCGGTCGCCGACGTCTTCACCCTTCACGACCGGGACCTGAACCCGCTGCCCGAGGACGCGGTGCCCGGCCTCCTCGACGACCCCGGCTTCGTACGGGAGTTCTCTGCGCTGCACCGGTACTTCCGGGGCGCGCGCCTGCTCCGGCTGCGGCGCGTGGAGGGCCGGCTCCTCGCCGTCTTCCGGACCGGGCAGAAGACCGACGACATCCGCGTCCTGCGCTGGTCGGTCGGGCCGTCGGGCGAGACGCGGTTCCTCGACGCCCTGGGAGAGCGCGACCACGTCTTTCCGCCCCCGCACGACGTCGACTGGGTGGAGACGACCCGCGACGACCACGTCCAGGGCCGGCACCCGCACGTCTCACTCGGCGAACGCCTCTTCGTCTCCACGGTCAGCGGGGTGCTGACCGTCAAGACGGAGAACGACGCCGAGACAGCCGAGGGCGTGTTCGCCGAGCCGGTCGACGAGCCGCTCCAGGCACTGGCTGACGCCGAGGTCGCGTACGCGGTCGTGGGGGCCTTGACCCTGGTGCGCGTCCGCCCGTACAAGGAGGAGGTCGTCCGCCACCTCGTCTTCAACGCTCTCACCGGGAGCGTGGTCAGGCTCGACGGCATCGGTCAGTCGTGTCTGCGGCTGCCCGGGGACGAGGGAATCGTCTTCCCCGGTGGCTACTGCCTCGCCTCCGGTGCGGTGAAGACCTTCGACACCGATACCTCGGGACTGGTCTTCGACCGGGCGATCCGTTCGCCCGACGGCGAGAACCTCCTCTTCGCCTTCCATACCCGGCCGGAGCGCCGCGGTCTCCTCCTGCCGTACAACCTGATCCGCAAGGAGATCGCCCATCCGGTGTCCTGCCGCGGATACGCGCTGCTCGACGACGGGACGATGGTCGTGCTGCGCGACGAGACCAGCGAGCCCGGCCGCGTCCACCCCGTGCAGATCTGGCGGACCCCGTACGTCTCCGACACGCATGTGCCTCCTGTCGTGGACGGTCCGTTGGCCCGCATCGGCAACGCGGATCTGGTCCGGGGGATCGCCGACTGCCTGTCGATCGTCCGTCAGGCCACCGAGCTGACCCCCGCCGGCGAGGTGTACGAGGCACTCGTCGCCGCCTGCGTGCGCGCGGGCGACGTCCACCACTGGCTGGGCGATCCGGAGACCGGCGACCTGCTCACCCCGCTGACGGAGCTCCGGGCCACCGCAGCGCAGGTCCTCGACGAGTTCGAGACGGTGACCGCGCTCACCCGACAGGCGGCGGAGGCATTCGCGGACTCCGCCCAGCAGGTCGGCCGGCTGGTCCGGCGCGTCCGTGGCGAGGTGCCCGCCACGGCCGGGGAGTGGATCTCCCGGATCACCGAGCTGCGCCAGGCACAGGGTCACCTGCTGACCCTGAAGGACATGCGGTACGCCGACACGGACGGCATCGACGCCCTCGCCGGGGAGGTCGAGGCCGACATCGCCTCGGCGGCCCAGCGGGCCGTCGCCTTCCTCCGGCGTGAGGACGCCTTCGCCGCCCACCACACGGAGGCGGAACGGCTCGCGACAGAAGCCGGCGCCGTCACCACTGTGGCGGGCGCGGGCCCGGTCGCCGAGCGGCTCGACACGCATACCGCCGGGCTGCGGACGCTCAGCGAGGTCATCGCCGGCCTCGACATCGGCGACGCCACCGTCCGCACCTCGATCCTGGAACGGATCGCCGATGTCCTGGGCGCGCTGAACCGCGCCCGGGCCCTCCTCGCGGCCCGCCGCACCGAACTCCTCGACCAGGAGGGGCGGGCGGAGTTCGCCGCCGAGTTCGCCCTGCTCGGCCAGGCCGTCACCGGCGCGCTGGCCGCCGCGGACAGCCCCGACCGCTGCGACGACCAGCTCGGCCGGCTGCTGCTCCAGCTGGAGAACCTGGAGTCCCGCTTCGCCGAGCACGACGGCTTCCTCGGCGAGATCGCCGACAAGCGCGCCGAGCTGTACGACGCGTTCGCCGCGCGCAGGCAGTCCCTCCAGGACGCCCGTGCTCGCCGCGCCGAGCGCCTCGCGGCATCGGCAGGCCGCGTCCTGGACACGATCGCCCGGCGAGCCGCGACGCTGGCCGACCTGGACGAGGTGAACACGTACTTCGCCTCCGACCCCATGGTCGCCAGGATCCGGCGCACCGGCGCCGAGCTGCGGGAACTCGGCGAGGAGGCCCGGGCGGAGGAACTGGAGAGCCGGCTCGGCGCCGCCCGGCAGGAGGCAGGTCGTTCGCTACGGGACCGCAGCGAGCTCTTCGGCGACGGCGGCGCCACGATCCGGCTCGGCCGGCACCGCTTCGCCGTCAACCGGCAGGCCCCGGAGCTGACCCTCGTACCGCACGAGGACACCCTCGCCCTCAGCCTGACCGGAACCGACTACCGCGTGCCGGTCAGCGCCCCGGACTGTGCCGAGACCCGCCCGTTCTGGGACCGGACCCTGCCCTCCGAGTCGCCCGACGTCTACCGCTCGGAATACCTGGCCGCGCGACTCCTCGCCGAGCACGGCGCCGGCACGCTGGCGGGTCAGGACGTGGTCGCGCTCGCGCGACGGGCCGCCGAGGCCGCGTACGACGAGGGGTACGAGCGCGGCGTCCACGACCACGACGCGGCGGTGATCCTGCAGGCCGTCCTCCGGCTGCACGGAAGCGTCGGACTGCTCAGGTACCCGGCTCCGGCACGCGCGGCCGCCCAGGTCTTCTGGGCCCACACCGCCACCGACGAGGCCCGCGACCAGTGGTCCCGCCGGGCCGAGGCCCTGACCCGGGCCCGCGACCTCTTCGGCGCGGAGTCGGCCGTCGACGGCCTGCGGAGCGAGCTGGCCGAGGAGATCGGCGACCCGACGGCCGCCGCCTACCTGGTCGAGGAGCTCGCCGCCGCGCCGACGGGCTTCGCCGTCTCGGACCCGGCGCGGACGCTGCTCGACAAGTTCCGCCGCGCCGTCGGATCATCCGCGTACGACGACGCCCTCGCCTCCCTCACCAAACCGCACGCGCGGCGTCAGCTCGTCGAGGCATGGCTCACCTCCTACGCGTCGGCGTCCGGGGAGCGGCTCGACCAGGGCGTGCTCGCCGAGGCCGTCGCGGTCGAGCTGTGCCCGGAGCTCGACCGCTACGAGGTCGCCGCCCCCCTCACGGAGACGGTCACCGGGCTCCTGGGCACACACCCCCGCCTGGAGGGGCGCGCGCTGGAAGTGCGGCTCGACGAGTTCCTGGCCAGGACGGGGGACTTCGCGGCCACCGACGTGCCGGCCTTCCGTACGTACCGGGAACGCCGGGCTCGGCTTGTCGTCACCGAGCGCGACCGGCTCCGCGTGGACGAGTACCGGCCCCGGGTCATGCCGTCCTTCGTCCGCAACCGGCTCGTCGACGAGGTCTACCTCCCCCTCATCGGCGACAACCTGGCCAAACAGCTCGGCACGACCGGCGCCGGCCGGCGGAGCGACTCCCAGGGCCTGCTGCTGCTCCTCTCTCCGCCCGGCTACGGCAAGACCACACTGATCGAGTACGTCGCCGAACGCCTCGGCCTGCTTCTCGTCAAGGTCGACGGACCCGCCCTCGGACACCGGACGACCTCGCTCGACCCCGCCGAGGCGCCCGACGCGACCGCCCGCCGGGAACTGGAGAAGATCGCCTTCGCCCTGGCGGCGGCCAACAACGTCCTGCTGTACGTCGACGACATCCAGCACACCTCGCCGGAGTTCCTGCAAAAGTTCATCCCGCTCTGCGACGCCACCCGGACCCTGAACGGCCACGACCTGCGCGGCAAGCGCTTCGCCGTCTGCATGGCCGGGAACCCGTACACCGAGTCGGGACAGGCCTTCCGCGTCCCCGACATGCTCGCCAACCGGGCCGACGTGTGGAACCTCGGCGACGTCCTCACCGGCAAGGAGGAGGCCTTCGCGTTCAGCTTCGTGGAGAACGCCCTCACGTCCCACCCCGTCCTGGCGCCCCTGGCGGGCCGTGACCGCTCCGAACTGGAGCTGCTGACCCGGTTGGCGGCAGGCGACCCGACAGCGCGCCGTGACCGGCTCGCCCACCCCTACGCCCCCGCCGAGCTCGACCAGATCATCACCGTCCTCCGCCATCTCCTCAACGCCCGCGACACCGTGCTCGCCGTCAACGCCGAGTACATCTCCTCGGCGGCCACCGCCGACGAGGCCCGTACCGAACCGCCGTTCCGGCTCCAGGGGTCGTACCGCACGATGAACAAGATCGCTGCCCGTATCTCGCCCGCGATGAACGACGCCGAGCTCAGCGCGGTGATCGACGACCACTACACCGCCGAGGCCCAGACCCTCACCGCCGAGGCCGAGGCCAACCTCCTCAAGCTCGCCGCGATCCGCGGCACCCTCACTCCGGCGCAGGCCGCCCGCTGGACGGAAGTGACAGCCGTCCACACACGTACCCGAGCCCTCGGCGGCTCCGCCGATGACCCCCTCGCCCGGGCCGTCTCCGCCCTCGGCCTGCTCGCCGACCGCATCACCGCCGTCGAAGCGGCGATCACCCGCGCCGCTGACCCGCGCCACCTCCTCGCGCGGCCCGCGTCACACCTCGCTGACGTCACCGCTCCCGCCCACCGCCGGAACTGA
- a CDS encoding flotillin family protein encodes MDAITVGIGVLVAVVLLVTVALLFVISRLFRKVEQGKALIVSKMRKVDVTFTGQVVLPVLHKAEVMDISVKTIEISRTGRDGLICRDNIRADIRISFFVRVNKTVEDVIKVAQAIGTSRASDKATLQELFNAKFSEALKTVGKQLDFTDLYTKREELRFRIIEIIGIDLNGYSLEDAAIDYLEQTPLSQLDAGNILDAQGIRKITELTAAENVRTNELRQNEQKEITRQNVDAREAILELERRQADAEIKQQREIDTVRAREEAETAKVVEEERLRAQSAFLRTEEQLGIQRENQAREVAVAQKNRERVIAVENERIEKDRLLEVIARDRETELTRIAAEKEVEAERRDIAEVIRERVAVDRTVAEQEESIKRLRTVEEAERARQAVVIAAEAEAQEKLVKDIKAAEAAEQAALHRAAEELTLAEARTRAADMDARARIRLAEGIQAEAAAEGLAAAQVREKEADAIQKTGRAEAEATEARLRAEAEGLRAKALAEATAIGEKLKAEAEGLNQKAIAVAAFDEASRTHEEYRLRLEAEKDIRLAGLDVQRQVAEAQATVLATGLENADINIVGGESVFLDRLVQSIALGKSVDGFMDHSRTAQALAGPWLDGEGSFTEDLTKVLGSLSSADVQNLSVSALLAKAMKSGVLDAHVPGPATAAPAETAALNGAATN; translated from the coding sequence ATGGATGCCATCACCGTGGGCATCGGCGTGCTCGTCGCCGTTGTCCTGCTCGTCACCGTCGCCCTGCTCTTCGTGATCAGCCGGCTGTTCCGCAAGGTGGAGCAGGGCAAGGCACTGATCGTCTCGAAGATGCGAAAGGTCGACGTCACCTTCACCGGGCAGGTCGTCCTGCCCGTCCTGCACAAGGCCGAGGTCATGGACATCTCGGTGAAAACCATCGAGATCTCCCGGACCGGGCGCGACGGCCTGATCTGCCGCGACAACATCCGCGCCGACATCCGCATCTCGTTCTTCGTCCGGGTCAACAAGACGGTCGAGGACGTCATCAAGGTCGCCCAGGCCATCGGCACGTCCCGCGCCAGCGACAAGGCGACGCTTCAGGAGCTGTTCAACGCGAAGTTCTCCGAGGCGCTCAAGACCGTCGGCAAGCAGTTGGACTTCACCGACCTCTACACCAAGCGCGAGGAGCTGCGGTTCCGGATCATCGAGATCATCGGCATCGACCTCAACGGCTACAGCCTGGAGGACGCGGCCATCGACTACCTGGAGCAGACCCCGCTGTCCCAGCTCGACGCCGGCAACATCCTGGACGCCCAGGGCATCCGCAAGATCACCGAACTCACCGCCGCCGAGAACGTCCGCACCAACGAGCTGCGCCAGAACGAGCAGAAGGAGATCACCCGCCAGAACGTCGACGCCCGCGAAGCCATCCTCGAACTCGAGCGGCGCCAGGCGGACGCCGAGATCAAGCAGCAGCGGGAGATCGACACCGTACGGGCCCGGGAGGAGGCCGAGACCGCGAAGGTCGTGGAGGAGGAGCGGCTGCGGGCGCAGAGCGCGTTCCTGCGCACCGAGGAGCAGCTCGGGATCCAGCGGGAGAACCAGGCACGGGAGGTCGCGGTCGCACAGAAGAACCGCGAGCGGGTTATCGCCGTCGAGAACGAGCGGATCGAGAAGGACCGGCTCCTGGAGGTCATCGCCCGGGACCGGGAGACCGAACTCACCCGCATCGCCGCCGAGAAGGAGGTCGAGGCCGAGCGCCGGGACATCGCCGAGGTGATCCGCGAGCGGGTCGCGGTGGACCGTACGGTCGCCGAGCAGGAGGAGTCGATCAAGCGGCTGCGGACCGTCGAGGAGGCCGAGCGCGCCCGGCAGGCCGTCGTCATCGCGGCCGAGGCGGAAGCCCAGGAGAAGCTGGTCAAGGACATCAAGGCCGCCGAGGCGGCCGAACAGGCCGCCCTCCACCGGGCCGCCGAGGAGCTCACCCTCGCCGAGGCACGCACCAGGGCCGCCGACATGGACGCCCGAGCCAGGATCCGCCTCGCCGAGGGTATCCAGGCCGAAGCAGCCGCCGAGGGCCTGGCCGCCGCGCAGGTACGCGAGAAGGAGGCAGACGCGATCCAGAAGACCGGCCGCGCCGAGGCCGAGGCCACCGAGGCCCGCCTGCGCGCCGAGGCCGAGGGGCTGCGGGCCAAGGCGCTCGCCGAGGCCACCGCGATCGGAGAGAAGCTCAAGGCGGAGGCCGAAGGTCTCAACCAGAAGGCCATCGCCGTCGCCGCGTTCGACGAGGCGTCCCGCACCCACGAGGAGTACCGGCTGCGCCTGGAGGCGGAGAAGGACATCCGGCTCGCCGGCCTCGACGTGCAGCGTCAGGTCGCCGAGGCGCAGGCCACCGTGCTCGCCACCGGCCTGGAGAACGCCGACATCAACATCGTCGGCGGCGAGTCGGTCTTCCTCGACCGGCTCGTGCAGTCCATCGCGCTCGGCAAGTCCGTCGACGGCTTCATGGACCACTCCCGGACCGCGCAGGCGCTCGCCGGCCCGTGGCTCGACGGCGAGGGTTCCTTCACCGAGGACCTCACCAAGGTGCTCGGCTCGCTCTCCAGCGCCGACGTGCAGAACCTCAGCGTCTCCGCGCTGCTGGCGAAGGCCATGAAGTCCGGCGTGCTCGACGCGCACGTCCCCGGCCCGGCCACCGCCGCCCCGGCCGAGACCGCCGCGCTGAACGGCGCGGCCACGAACTGA
- a CDS encoding four-helix bundle copper-binding protein, which produces MTTTVKDMLDTYPADLGGVDREKLVRCIEECIACAQACTACSDSCLSEETVGDLTKCIRTNADCADICTATAAVLSRHTGYDAGITRAILQACAVACKACGDECQRHADMHDHCRVCAKACRRCEQACNDLIASVG; this is translated from the coding sequence ATGACCACCACCGTCAAAGACATGCTCGACACCTACCCCGCCGACCTGGGCGGGGTGGACCGAGAGAAGCTCGTCCGTTGCATCGAGGAGTGCATCGCCTGTGCCCAGGCGTGTACCGCCTGCTCCGACTCCTGCCTGTCCGAGGAGACGGTGGGCGACCTGACCAAGTGCATTCGCACCAACGCCGACTGCGCCGACATCTGCACCGCCACCGCCGCGGTGCTCTCTCGCCACACTGGCTACGACGCCGGCATCACCCGCGCGATCCTCCAGGCGTGCGCTGTCGCCTGCAAGGCATGCGGTGATGAGTGCCAGCGGCACGCCGACATGCACGACCACTGTCGTGTGTGCGCCAAGGCCTGCCGCCGCTGCGAGCAGGCGTGCAACGACCTGATCGCCTCCGTGGGCTGA